The Dehalogenimonas lykanthroporepellens BL-DC-9 genome includes a window with the following:
- a CDS encoding Conserved carboxylase region (PFAM: Conserved carboxylase region; pyruvate carboxyltransferase; biotin/lipoyl attachment domain-containing protein~KEGG: sfu:Sfum_0461 hypothetical protein) codes for MPANPVKITDLTLRDGHQSLLATRMSTDDILGIVGEMDKAGFHSLEVWGGATFDVPIRFLNEDPWERLRLIKEAAPNTPLQMLLRGQNLVGYRNYADDVVEAFVEHAADCGIDIFRVFDAVNDERNFETAVKTIKKKGKHIQLAISYSLTERTMGGPVYNLDYYVAKAQAFEAMGADSICIKDMAGLISPADAYNLVKALKKAVKVPIQFHSHYTSGMASMSMYKAIEAGVDMVDTCLAPFALRTSHPASEPVVAALAGQPRDTKLNLHDLLKFGEYFETIAPKYRDFLDNTKMAVIDTAVLEHQVPGGMISNLVSQLREAGALDRIDEVYAEIPRVRKDMGFPPLVTPTSQIVGIQAVQNVLFGRYKVITAQVKDYFYGLYGQPPMPVDAEVQKLALKGYDRGEEPVIVRPADVLEPEMEAAREATGDIAKDIGDVLTYALYPQVGMRFLKWKYGQETPPPDIKAKTLEDIKQEDELIAKAKAGQLVAKGSENAVASVAPAPAPAGGLRYFYVHLDNQVYHVGVEPSAAGTPVQITAAPAPAPVDKSPQPAAPPPSQPAAAKEEKPAGQPAPQASPASDAGPDPAGEGVIAPMPGVVLRYEAEVGAQVKSGDTVVVLEAMKMAIDLPAPVDGTIAAIKFGVGDRVSRDDVLAIIAP; via the coding sequence ATGCCGGCTAATCCTGTAAAAATTACCGACCTGACCTTAAGAGACGGGCACCAGTCACTGCTGGCCACTCGTATGAGTACCGATGATATTCTGGGTATCGTCGGTGAAATGGACAAGGCGGGGTTTCATTCACTGGAAGTATGGGGCGGCGCCACGTTCGACGTGCCGATCCGGTTTCTGAACGAAGACCCCTGGGAAAGACTGCGCCTGATAAAAGAGGCGGCGCCGAATACCCCTTTGCAGATGCTTCTGCGAGGCCAGAATCTGGTAGGTTATCGTAATTACGCTGATGATGTCGTCGAAGCGTTTGTCGAGCATGCCGCCGATTGCGGTATCGACATATTCAGAGTCTTTGACGCCGTTAACGATGAACGTAATTTTGAAACCGCCGTCAAAACCATCAAGAAAAAAGGCAAACATATCCAGCTGGCCATCAGTTACTCGCTGACTGAACGCACTATGGGCGGGCCCGTCTATAACCTGGATTATTATGTCGCCAAGGCCCAGGCTTTTGAGGCTATGGGCGCTGACAGCATCTGCATCAAGGATATGGCCGGTCTGATCTCACCGGCGGATGCCTATAACCTGGTCAAGGCTCTCAAGAAAGCGGTCAAGGTGCCGATTCAGTTCCACAGTCATTACACCAGCGGTATGGCTTCGATGAGCATGTACAAGGCTATCGAGGCCGGTGTGGACATGGTGGATACCTGTCTGGCTCCATTCGCTCTGCGTACTTCTCATCCGGCCTCGGAACCGGTGGTAGCGGCGCTGGCGGGTCAGCCGCGTGACACCAAGCTTAATCTTCATGACTTGCTCAAATTTGGTGAGTATTTCGAAACCATCGCTCCCAAGTATCGTGATTTCTTGGACAACACCAAAATGGCCGTTATCGATACTGCTGTTCTGGAGCACCAGGTGCCCGGCGGCATGATCTCAAATCTGGTCAGCCAGTTACGGGAAGCCGGAGCGCTGGACAGGATTGACGAGGTATACGCTGAGATTCCCCGGGTCCGCAAAGACATGGGTTTTCCACCGCTGGTTACGCCAACCAGTCAGATTGTCGGCATTCAGGCGGTTCAGAATGTCCTGTTCGGCCGTTACAAGGTAATAACCGCTCAGGTCAAGGATTATTTTTACGGTCTCTACGGTCAGCCGCCGATGCCGGTTGATGCGGAAGTCCAGAAGCTGGCTCTCAAAGGCTATGACCGGGGCGAAGAACCGGTCATCGTCCGTCCGGCCGATGTTCTGGAGCCGGAGATGGAAGCCGCCAGAGAAGCTACCGGTGATATCGCCAAGGATATCGGTGATGTCCTGACCTATGCCCTTTATCCTCAGGTCGGTATGCGTTTCCTCAAGTGGAAATACGGACAGGAAACCCCACCGCCGGATATCAAGGCAAAGACACTTGAAGATATCAAACAGGAGGACGAACTGATCGCCAAAGCCAAGGCCGGACAACTGGTGGCGAAAGGCTCGGAAAACGCTGTCGCCAGCGTTGCCCCGGCTCCAGCTCCGGCTGGCGGACTGAGGTATTTTTACGTTCACCTGGATAACCAGGTATATCATGTCGGCGTGGAGCCGTCGGCCGCCGGCACTCCGGTTCAAATCACCGCCGCCCCGGCACCGGCTCCGGTTGATAAATCACCGCAACCAGCCGCGCCTCCCCCGTCACAACCGGCCGCCGCGAAGGAAGAAAAGCCAGCCGGACAACCGGCGCCTCAGGCTTCGCCTGCATCCGATGCCGGTCCCGACCCGGCCGGCGAAGGTGTCATAGCTCCCATGCCCGGTGTCGTCCTGCGTTATGAAGCTGAAGTCGGTGCCCAGGTGAAGTCAGGTGATACGGTGGTTGTGCTGGAGGCGATGAAGATGGCTATCGATCTGCCTGCGCCGGTTGACGGTACCATTGCCGCCATCAAGTTCGGGGTCGGCGACCGAGTATCCCGTGATGATGTTCTGGCTATTATCGCGCCCTGA
- a CDS encoding 3-isopropylmalate dehydratase (KEGG: dev:DhcVS_390 aconitase/homoaconitase/3-isopropylmalate dehydratase, large subunit~TIGRFAM: 3-isopropylmalate dehydratase; homoaconitate hydratase family protein~PFAM: aconitate hydratase domain protein) — protein MVKNLTQRILSTKTGGDVAPGDIVVSPVDWALVQDTTGPLTVREFLGLDLPKLANPAHTILFIDHAAPSPQKQLSCDHTFLRKFARDYGAVLSDVGEGVCHQIMAEKYARPGDVIVGADSHTVTAGGLGAFATGMGSSDVAAAFGLGKTWFRVPESILVKLTGRLQNNVTAKDIILHLIGLIGADGATYKALEFGGDGVTVMSVSDRLTIANMAVEAGAKVGLFPSDEKTREYLEGLGRGQDYQPLTADNGAAYEKVIDIDLSSLAPTVARPHTVDNTATVSELAGTRIDQVFIGTCTNGRLSDLKQAADILKGHRRHPDIRLLVAPASPQVMLAGMKMGYIQTLVEAGAVILPPGCAGCLGVHQGVLGDGERCLSTANRNFLGRMGNPEGFIYLSSTPTAAASAITGVITDPREVI, from the coding sequence ATGGTAAAAAACTTGACGCAAAGAATCTTATCGACTAAAACCGGCGGGGATGTCGCGCCGGGTGATATCGTCGTGTCCCCTGTGGACTGGGCGCTGGTACAGGATACCACCGGGCCGTTGACGGTTCGGGAGTTTCTGGGCCTTGACCTGCCGAAGCTGGCCAATCCCGCGCACACCATTCTCTTTATAGATCATGCGGCGCCTTCGCCTCAGAAGCAATTGTCCTGTGATCACACCTTCCTGCGGAAATTCGCCCGCGACTACGGTGCGGTGTTGTCGGATGTAGGCGAAGGCGTCTGTCATCAGATAATGGCTGAAAAATACGCCCGTCCGGGTGATGTCATCGTCGGGGCGGACTCTCATACGGTTACTGCCGGCGGACTGGGTGCCTTTGCTACCGGTATGGGGTCGTCAGACGTCGCCGCGGCTTTTGGTCTGGGCAAGACCTGGTTCCGGGTACCGGAGAGTATTCTGGTGAAACTGACCGGTCGGTTGCAGAACAATGTAACCGCCAAGGATATCATACTGCACCTGATCGGGTTGATCGGGGCTGACGGCGCAACCTACAAAGCCCTGGAATTCGGTGGTGACGGGGTGACCGTCATGTCGGTGTCCGACCGGTTGACCATCGCCAATATGGCAGTCGAAGCCGGGGCCAAGGTGGGGCTGTTCCCTTCGGATGAAAAGACCCGGGAATATCTTGAAGGACTGGGCCGGGGGCAGGATTACCAGCCGCTGACGGCCGATAACGGCGCGGCTTATGAAAAGGTCATTGACATCGACCTGTCATCTCTGGCACCAACCGTGGCCAGACCTCACACTGTCGATAATACGGCAACGGTGTCCGAACTGGCCGGTACCAGAATCGACCAGGTTTTTATCGGTACCTGCACCAATGGGCGTTTGTCCGACTTGAAGCAGGCGGCTGATATCCTGAAAGGCCATCGGAGACATCCGGATATCAGACTGCTGGTGGCTCCGGCCTCGCCTCAGGTGATGCTGGCCGGAATGAAAATGGGTTATATTCAAACACTGGTAGAAGCCGGCGCGGTTATCCTTCCGCCCGGTTGTGCCGGGTGTCTCGGTGTTCACCAGGGGGTTCTGGGCGACGGGGAAAGGTGCCTGTCGACCGCCAACCGTAATTTTCTGGGCCGGATGGGTAATCCCGAGGGTTTCATTTATCTGTCCAGTACGCCCACAGCGGCGGCTTCAGCCATCACCGGTGTCATCACTGACCCGCGGGAGGTAATCTGA
- a CDS encoding 3-isopropylmalate dehydratase, small subunit (KEGG: det:DET0449 3-isopropylmalate dehydratase small subunit~TIGRFAM: 3-isopropylmalate dehydratase, small subunit~PFAM: aconitate hydratase domain protein) has product MLKGKAFKFGDNISTDLIAPGRLVHLRSNLPELAKHVLEDADPTFAARVKPGDFVVGGSNFGLGSSREHAPVIIKMSGVAAVLAKSVARIFFRNAINVGLPVLVCDTDKINDGDELEVDLASGVIRNRTNGEVLSSGKIPDAMLSILNEGGLKPYIKKHGDFKL; this is encoded by the coding sequence ATGCTCAAAGGCAAGGCTTTTAAATTCGGCGACAATATTTCTACCGACCTTATCGCTCCGGGACGACTGGTGCATTTGAGGAGTAATCTGCCGGAACTGGCCAAGCATGTGCTGGAAGATGCAGACCCGACATTCGCCGCCAGGGTCAAACCCGGAGATTTCGTTGTCGGCGGCAGTAATTTCGGTCTGGGTTCATCGCGGGAACACGCGCCGGTCATCATCAAGATGTCAGGGGTGGCGGCGGTGCTGGCGAAATCGGTTGCCCGAATCTTTTTCCGTAATGCCATCAATGTCGGTCTGCCGGTGCTGGTGTGCGACACCGACAAAATAAACGATGGTGATGAACTAGAGGTTGATCTGGCATCCGGCGTTATCAGGAATAGAACCAATGGTGAAGTGCTGAGTTCCGGCAAGATTCCTGATGCCATGCTGTCAATTCTCAATGAAGGCGGTCTGAAGCCTTATATCAAGAAACACGGTGATTTCAAGCTTTAA
- a CDS encoding Isocitrate dehydrogenase (NAD(+)) (KEGG: det:DET0450 isocitrate dehydrogenase, putative~PFAM: isocitrate/isopropylmalate dehydrogenase) codes for MSHNVTLIPGDGIGPEISEATRRVLEATGVEFNWEVVHAGSDVIDKYGTPLPDHVLESIRTNKTAIKGPITTPVGSGFRSVNVAIRKALNLYTCLRPCKSYPGIPSRYSDIDLVIVRENMEDLYAGIEFERGTDWAGKLVHMLKEKGEKQIRDDAGFSIKMISETGSRRIVKYAFEYARRYDRRKVTAVHKANILKFSDGLFLATARQVAEEYPDIEFEDRIVDNMSMQLVRNPAQFDVAVCPNLYGDILSDLCAGLVGGLGVAPGGNIGDEYAVFEPTHGSAPKYKGLNKVNPMAMMLSGMLMLRHLGENTAADRLESAIAAVVAEGTSVTYDLVAEGVRPVGTAETADAIIAKMK; via the coding sequence ATGAGTCATAATGTTACATTAATCCCGGGAGACGGTATCGGCCCGGAGATTTCCGAAGCCACCCGGCGGGTACTGGAAGCCACCGGTGTCGAGTTCAACTGGGAGGTTGTGCATGCCGGTAGTGATGTCATCGATAAGTACGGTACACCCCTGCCGGATCATGTACTGGAGTCCATCAGAACCAATAAGACCGCTATCAAAGGACCTATCACCACTCCGGTCGGTTCCGGGTTCCGCAGTGTCAATGTGGCCATCAGGAAGGCTTTGAACCTGTACACCTGTCTGCGCCCCTGTAAATCATATCCCGGCATTCCTTCGAGGTATTCGGATATTGACCTGGTGATTGTTCGAGAAAATATGGAAGACCTCTATGCCGGTATCGAATTCGAGCGGGGCACCGACTGGGCCGGCAAACTTGTACACATGCTTAAGGAGAAAGGTGAAAAACAGATTCGGGATGATGCCGGTTTTTCCATCAAGATGATTTCCGAAACCGGTTCCCGCCGGATCGTCAAATACGCTTTCGAATATGCTCGACGTTATGATCGTCGTAAGGTCACCGCGGTTCACAAGGCCAACATCCTGAAGTTTTCCGACGGACTGTTTCTGGCTACCGCCCGGCAGGTTGCCGAAGAATACCCGGACATTGAGTTTGAAGACCGCATCGTCGACAACATGAGCATGCAGCTGGTCAGGAATCCGGCTCAGTTCGATGTCGCCGTTTGCCCGAATCTCTATGGTGATATTCTTTCCGACCTGTGCGCCGGGCTTGTCGGCGGGCTGGGTGTCGCTCCCGGCGGTAATATCGGTGATGAATACGCCGTGTTCGAACCCACCCACGGTAGCGCGCCCAAGTACAAGGGTTTGAACAAGGTCAATCCCATGGCCATGATGCTCTCCGGCATGCTGATGCTGAGGCATCTGGGTGAGAATACCGCCGCCGACCGGCTGGAGTCGGCGATTGCCGCAGTCGTCGCTGAAGGCACTTCGGTCACATATGACCTGGTTGCCGAAGGTGTCCGACCGGTGGGTACCGCTGAAACAGCCGATGCCATTATCGCCAAAATGAAATAG
- a CDS encoding malate dehydrogenase, NAD-dependent (KEGG: deg:DehalGT_0392 malate dehydrogenase, NAD-dependent~TIGRFAM: malate dehydrogenase, NAD-dependent~PFAM: Lactate/malate dehydrogenase): MKITVVGAGNVGATLAQRLIEKDFADVVLIDVVEGIPQGKTLDMRQSANVIGFTHQLVGTNDYQDTAGSDVVVITAGIARKPGMTRDELIGINADIIREVTERSLAVSPEAVFIIVTNPVDAMTYLALKTSGLPRERVFGLSGVLDGGRLAAFLAERFDVSAAEIFPCVMGEHGGNMVVYPRFTTVQGKPMSDIMDKDEQRRFIERTVNGGAEIVGYLKNGSAFYAPSASVAYMIDAVTNDTGIQMNCAVYLDGEYGLSDVVIGVPVHLGAGGVREIVELALNAEEKADLEASAAAVRKTIDSLGI, encoded by the coding sequence ATGAAAATTACTGTTGTCGGTGCCGGCAATGTCGGCGCCACTCTGGCCCAAAGACTCATAGAGAAAGATTTCGCCGATGTTGTTCTGATCGACGTGGTAGAGGGCATACCACAGGGAAAGACCCTGGATATGCGTCAATCTGCGAACGTTATCGGTTTTACCCACCAGCTTGTCGGCACCAACGACTACCAGGATACTGCCGGTTCCGATGTCGTCGTCATAACCGCAGGAATCGCTCGTAAACCGGGCATGACCCGGGATGAACTCATCGGTATCAACGCCGACATCATCCGGGAGGTGACCGAGCGGTCTCTGGCCGTTTCCCCGGAAGCCGTTTTTATCATTGTCACCAATCCCGTCGATGCCATGACCTATCTGGCGCTCAAGACATCAGGACTGCCTCGTGAAAGGGTGTTCGGCCTCTCAGGAGTGCTTGACGGAGGCCGGCTGGCGGCTTTTCTGGCAGAGAGATTCGATGTTTCCGCCGCTGAGATATTTCCCTGCGTTATGGGTGAACATGGCGGTAATATGGTCGTCTATCCCCGTTTCACCACCGTTCAGGGAAAACCGATGTCGGATATCATGGATAAGGACGAACAACGGCGTTTCATAGAGCGTACCGTCAATGGGGGAGCCGAAATCGTCGGCTACCTGAAAAACGGTTCGGCTTTCTATGCGCCCTCGGCTTCGGTGGCTTACATGATCGATGCGGTGACCAACGATACCGGTATTCAGATGAACTGCGCTGTTTATCTCGACGGCGAATACGGGCTGTCGGATGTGGTAATCGGGGTGCCGGTTCATCTGGGCGCCGGCGGCGTCCGGGAAATCGTGGAACTGGCATTGAACGCCGAAGAAAAGGCTGACCTGGAAGCTTCAGCCGCGGCGGTCAGGAAAACCATCGACTCTCTGGGAATCTGA
- a CDS encoding hydro-lyase, Fe-S type, tartrate/fumarate subfamily, alpha subunit (manually curated~TIGRFAM: hydro-lyase, Fe-S type, tartrate/fumarate subfamily, alpha subunit~KEGG: dev:DhcVS_395 tartrate/fumarate hydratase family, alpha subunit~PFAM: Fe-S type hydro-lyase tartrate/fumarate alpha region): MRDIQASEITAMVARLADEACHRLEPDVVEALIRARDAENSALARELLASLLENARLAPQLQRPLCQDTGVAVVFIDVGQEAHVVGGSLEDAIVDGVRQGYDRGYLRKSMVTDPVNQRRNTGDNTPPVIHYRVVPGNEIRINLMAKGSGAENMSRLFMLKPAEGRSGVIEAVLTTVTEAGGKACPPVIIGIGIGGTAEAAMIGAKRSLLRKTGQPARDSDVADLEREILDRVNLTGTGTLGLGGTVTALAVHIDMMPSHIASLPVAVNLQCHSARHRGATI, encoded by the coding sequence ATGCGAGATATTCAGGCTTCGGAGATAACCGCAATGGTGGCTCGTTTGGCTGATGAAGCCTGCCACCGGCTTGAGCCCGACGTTGTGGAAGCCCTGATTCGGGCGCGCGATGCCGAAAACTCAGCCCTTGCCCGTGAATTGCTGGCCAGTCTTCTGGAAAATGCCCGCCTGGCTCCGCAATTACAGCGTCCCCTGTGCCAGGATACCGGGGTCGCGGTAGTGTTCATCGATGTCGGCCAGGAAGCTCATGTTGTCGGCGGCAGTCTGGAAGACGCCATAGTCGATGGGGTTCGACAGGGATATGACCGGGGTTATCTGCGCAAGTCGATGGTGACCGATCCGGTGAACCAACGGCGGAATACCGGTGACAATACGCCGCCGGTTATTCATTACCGTGTAGTGCCGGGCAACGAAATCAGGATCAACCTGATGGCCAAGGGTTCCGGAGCTGAAAATATGAGCCGATTGTTCATGCTCAAACCGGCCGAAGGTCGTTCCGGGGTTATCGAAGCCGTTCTGACCACGGTTACCGAGGCCGGAGGCAAAGCCTGCCCCCCGGTCATTATCGGTATCGGTATTGGCGGTACCGCTGAAGCGGCAATGATAGGCGCCAAACGTTCGCTGTTGCGAAAGACCGGGCAACCTGCCCGGGACAGCGATGTCGCCGATCTGGAAAGGGAAATCCTGGACCGGGTCAACCTCACCGGTACCGGCACCCTTGGTCTGGGTGGAACGGTAACGGCTCTGGCGGTACATATAGATATGATGCCCAGCCACATTGCCAGTCTGCCGGTGGCTGTCAATCTGCAGTGCCACAGTGCCCGTCACAGGGGAGCGACGATATGA
- a CDS encoding hydro-lyase, Fe-S type, tartrate/fumarate subfamily, beta subunit (KEGG: tit:Thit_0065 hydro-lyase, Fe-S type, tartrate/fumarate subfamily, beta subunit~TIGRFAM: hydro-lyase, Fe-S type, tartrate/fumarate subfamily, beta subunit~PFAM: Fe-S type hydro-lyase tartrate/fumarate beta region) translates to MTEPQWREIRLPLPQEVLDGLRAGDRLLLSGTIYAARDAAHKKFIETLDKGQELPLELASSVIYYMGPTPARPGEIIGACGPTTSARMDRYTPRLIAGGLRVMMGKGDRSAEVIEAMKKHGAVYLTAIGGAGALLSLRVSSVETVAYPELGTEAVLKMEIERFPAVVAIDAEGNNLFDTGPRQYRVISEEV, encoded by the coding sequence ATGACCGAACCTCAATGGCGCGAAATAAGATTGCCACTGCCTCAAGAGGTATTAGACGGATTACGAGCCGGAGACAGACTCCTGTTATCCGGGACGATATATGCCGCTCGTGACGCGGCGCATAAAAAGTTCATTGAAACACTGGATAAGGGTCAGGAGTTGCCCCTGGAGCTGGCCTCGTCAGTTATTTACTATATGGGTCCGACGCCAGCCCGGCCTGGAGAAATCATCGGTGCCTGCGGGCCGACCACCAGTGCCCGCATGGATAGATATACCCCTCGCTTAATTGCCGGCGGCTTGAGGGTGATGATGGGCAAGGGTGACCGTTCTGCCGAGGTCATCGAGGCGATGAAAAAACACGGGGCAGTCTATCTGACCGCCATCGGTGGCGCCGGCGCTCTGTTATCCCTTCGGGTGTCCTCGGTGGAAACAGTGGCATACCCGGAACTGGGCACCGAAGCGGTTTTGAAAATGGAAATTGAAAGGTTTCCCGCTGTGGTGGCCATAGATGCCGAGGGCAATAATCTTTTCGATACGGGGCCGCGGCAATATCGGGTGATCTCTGAGGAGGTATGA
- a CDS encoding histidine triad (HIT) protein (PFAM: histidine triad (HIT) protein~KEGG: det:DET0455 HIT domain-containing protein), protein MGCIFCQIAAGETPAEILHKDKSVIAIRDISPQAPVHVLVMPVAHIDSLASLGDGEVDLVGHVFEVVNEIARREGIVATGYRVAVNSGQEGGQVVGHLHFHLLGGRQLSGQLG, encoded by the coding sequence ATGGGCTGTATTTTTTGTCAGATAGCCGCTGGAGAGACCCCTGCGGAAATATTACATAAAGATAAATCAGTAATTGCGATTCGAGATATTTCTCCACAAGCCCCGGTTCATGTGCTGGTTATGCCTGTCGCTCATATCGACAGTCTGGCGAGCCTTGGCGACGGAGAGGTTGACCTTGTCGGGCATGTTTTTGAAGTGGTCAATGAAATCGCTCGCCGTGAAGGAATAGTCGCTACCGGATATCGGGTGGCGGTTAACTCTGGTCAGGAAGGCGGACAGGTAGTGGGACACCTGCATTTCCATCTTCTTGGTGGCCGGCAACTATCCGGGCAACTGGGATAG
- a CDS encoding AzlC family protein (PFAM: AzlC family protein~KEGG: gsu:GSU0768 AzlC family protein), whose amino-acid sequence MSNTIREGLKAAFPIVLGYLPVGMAYGVLARSAGLSVMETTGMSLFVFAGASQFIAVSMLGAGAGVYSVVLTTFVVNSRHMLMTSALARYFPGLALKKMIPLSGQVTDESFALAMSDTSRIAGKPDYLLVLQMTAYGAWVTGSVAGALFGSVIDSASFGIPFAMTALFICLLVMQVTKRLHLVVAVTAGIIALGLQGVLPNNLHIIIAAVGASAVGLWLSSRRTDSDNGWPEIEVGNR is encoded by the coding sequence TTGAGCAATACCATCCGGGAAGGCCTTAAGGCGGCTTTTCCCATCGTACTGGGTTACCTGCCTGTCGGCATGGCTTACGGGGTTCTGGCCAGGAGCGCCGGTCTGTCGGTAATGGAGACGACCGGCATGAGCCTTTTCGTTTTCGCCGGAGCGTCTCAATTCATCGCTGTCAGTATGTTGGGAGCCGGCGCCGGAGTTTATTCGGTTGTTTTGACTACGTTTGTGGTCAATTCCCGGCATATGCTCATGACCTCCGCTCTGGCCCGCTATTTCCCGGGCTTGGCGCTAAAGAAGATGATACCGTTGTCCGGCCAGGTAACTGACGAATCATTTGCGTTAGCTATGTCGGATACCTCGCGTATTGCCGGCAAACCTGATTATCTGCTGGTTTTGCAGATGACCGCTTACGGGGCATGGGTTACCGGTTCAGTTGCCGGGGCGCTGTTCGGTTCTGTAATCGATTCCGCTTCCTTTGGTATCCCTTTCGCTATGACGGCGCTTTTTATCTGTCTGCTGGTGATGCAGGTCACGAAACGTCTGCACTTGGTTGTCGCAGTGACCGCAGGCATAATCGCTCTGGGTTTACAAGGAGTTCTGCCGAACAATCTACATATCATCATTGCCGCCGTCGGCGCCTCAGCAGTCGGCCTGTGGTTGTCATCGCGACGTACCGATTCGGATAATGGTTGGCCGGAGATTGAGGTCGGGAACCGATGA
- a CDS encoding branched-chain amino acid transport (PFAM: branched-chain amino acid transport~KEGG: tex:Teth514_0257 branched-chain amino acid transport), which translates to MRPEIAFMIAGMTLVTFIPRFLPMALMSRLKISGKLSLFLEFVPVAVLSALVFPAVFVGDDRSLSLSPQLLVPAVMVLLFAHRTRNLWGSVVLGMAIYWLLSEL; encoded by the coding sequence ATGAGGCCGGAAATCGCTTTCATGATCGCCGGTATGACTCTGGTCACTTTTATACCCAGATTCTTGCCGATGGCCCTGATGAGCCGATTGAAGATATCAGGAAAGCTGAGTCTTTTTCTGGAATTTGTCCCGGTGGCGGTGCTGTCGGCACTGGTTTTCCCCGCTGTTTTTGTCGGTGACGACAGGAGCCTGAGTCTTTCGCCTCAACTGTTGGTCCCGGCAGTCATGGTGTTATTGTTTGCCCACCGGACACGAAATCTCTGGGGTTCGGTTGTCCTCGGTATGGCGATATACTGGTTACTGAGCGAATTATAA
- a CDS encoding NUDIX hydrolase (KEGG: sth:STH1825 hypothetical protein~manually curated~PFAM: NUDIX hydrolase), whose product MSDSPEPVRHTVFTGRMITVSQDIIRSPDGRNKVWDVVEYPEAVAVVTVNNEGKLLLVRQYRHPVGQELLEIPAGGIEPGESPGTAVRRELREETGYRPERVTRLTSFYSAPGYSTELLHLFLAEDLTPDRLTAEDTAEITVIEANKQEVLRMIKDGRIRDGKSIAGLLFYLQNNGAR is encoded by the coding sequence GTGTCTGATAGTCCCGAACCTGTCAGACATACAGTCTTCACTGGCAGAATGATTACCGTCAGTCAGGATATAATCCGAAGTCCGGACGGCCGGAATAAAGTCTGGGATGTAGTGGAATACCCCGAAGCGGTGGCAGTGGTGACCGTGAATAACGAAGGTAAGCTGTTGCTGGTTCGCCAGTACCGCCACCCGGTCGGCCAGGAACTTCTGGAGATACCTGCCGGCGGCATTGAGCCGGGAGAATCACCGGGAACTGCGGTGCGAAGAGAACTCAGAGAAGAAACCGGATACCGCCCGGAACGCGTTACCAGGCTGACTTCGTTTTATTCCGCTCCCGGTTATTCGACCGAATTACTGCACTTGTTCCTGGCTGAGGACCTGACCCCTGACCGATTGACCGCCGAAGATACCGCCGAAATAACCGTCATCGAGGCCAATAAACAGGAAGTCCTGCGCATGATAAAGGACGGACGCATCCGTGACGGAAAAAGTATTGCCGGCCTGCTGTTCTATCTCCAAAACAACGGCGCCCGGTAA